A stretch of the Marasmius oreades isolate 03SP1 chromosome 8, whole genome shotgun sequence genome encodes the following:
- a CDS encoding uncharacterized protein (CAZy:GT4; BUSCO:EOG09262UB3), whose protein sequence is MILLYVTLLYAVSRALALSVTILDHNQMLILALFVYAAVSGLVSLAIPWLLLSLYFTRIRSTNVSRRNHALKQLGITITDNLRLVGFFHPYCNAGGGGERVLWTAIALFQRNEPDVVPVVYSGDIDATKEEILAKVKARFDIALDPTKIILVFLRHRKLVEDSTWPFFTLLGQSIGSMFLAWEAMNKLIPDLYIDTMGYAFTFHVVTWVANIPSGAYVHYPTISTDMLRRVQSRQRGHTNSNAISSSYILSSAKLMYYRFFMYYYSSSLRSAVFLMVNSSWTKNHVDSVLSHSDPFIDFLHFFVPPLLILRYLTSQNKSPVASSRIVYPPCDTREMAKFPLTNREKVIVSVAQFRPEKEHATQLYALHELVTRHPVYRVQGKEVKLAMIGGSRNEEDASRVANLRSLAKELELEDRVEFLVNAPYADMLLQLSRASIGMNTMVDEHFGINVVEYMAAGVIPVVHASAGPLNDIVVPFNGMPTGYHAKTSKEFAEVLHTALSLTSEEDSAIRERARTWAAKRFSEGEFEKGWDGSGWKRWL, encoded by the exons ATGATTTTGTTATACGTGACACTGTTATACGCAGTGTCACGGGCTCTAGCTTTATCGGTTACCATTCTCGACCACAACCAGATGCTAATACTTGCTCTCTTCGTTTATGCTGCAGTCTCTGGCCTAGTATCACTCGCTATTCCTTGGCTGCTACTCAGTCTTTATTTTACTCGAATTCGATCAACGAACGTTAGCCGTCGGAATCATGCACTAAAACAACTCGGCATTACAATTACAGACAACCTGCGGCTCGTTGGATTCTTTCATCCCTACTG CAAtgcaggtggtggtggagagcGCGTCCTATGGACTGCAATCGCCTTATTTCAAAGGAATGAACCCGACGTTGTCCCCGTCGTTTACAGTGGAGATATCGATGCCACCAAGGAGGAAATACTTGCCAAAGTAAAG GCCCGTTTCGACATCGCTTTAGACCCCACGAAAATCATTCTTGTCTTCCTTCGTCATCGAAAGCTGGTAGAAGACTCCACTTGGCCCTTTTTCACTCTCCTGGGTCAAAGCATAGGTTCTATGTTTCTTGCTTGGGAAGCCATGAATAAGCTGATCCCTGACCTCTACATCGACACCATGGGTTACGCCTTCACCTTCCACGTTGTCACATGGGTCGCCAACATACCCTCCGGTGCCTACGTTCATTATCCCACTATTAGCACCGACATGCTTAGAAGGGTTCAATCTCGACAGCGAGGACATACGAACTCAAATGCAATATCGTCTTCGTATATTCTCAGTTCAGCGAAACTAAT GTATTACCGCTTTTTCATGTACTACTACTCCTCATCCCTTCGAAGCGCCGTCTTCCTTATGGTCAACTCCTCATGGACCAAGAATCACGTCGATTCCGTTCTCAGTCATTCCGATCCCTTCATCGACTTTCTACATTTCTTCGTTCCGCCTTTACTCATCTTACGCTACCTTACTTCACAGAACAAAAGTCCCGTTGCCTCTTCGCGAATCGTTTACCCTCCTTGTGATACCCGTGAGATGGCCAAGTTTCCGTTGACGAATAGGGAAAAGGTTATTGTCAGCGTAGCCCAATTTCG CCCTGAGAAAGAACACGCTACGCAGTTGTACGCGCTGCATGAGTTAGTCACCCGTCATCCGGTATACAGAGTTCAAGGGAAGGAGGTCAAACTCGCTATGATCGGAGGAAGTAGGAATGAAGAAGATGCATCGAGGGTTGCTAACTTGCGAAGCCTTGCCAAGGAGTTGGAGCTGGAG GACCGTGTTGAGTTTCTTGTCAACGCACCTTATGCGGATATGTTGTTACAGCTTTCGAGAGCTAGTATTGGGATGAATACGATGGTGGATGAACATTTCGGGATCAATGTTGTGGAGTATATG GCAGCAGGAGTCATTCCCGTTGTACACGCTTCTGCTGGACCTCTGAATGATATTGTTGTACCGTTCAATGGGATGCCTACAG GATACCACGCAAAAACCTCCAAAGAGTTTGCAGAGGTGTTACATACGGCTTTATCTCTGACGTCAGAAGAAGATTCCGCTATTCGTGAACGTGCTAGAACCTGGGCTGCGAAAAGATTTTCGGAAGGAGAGTTTGAGAAGGGGTGGGATGGCAGTGGGTGGAAGAGGTGGTTATGA
- a CDS encoding uncharacterized protein (MEROPS:MER0003437) yields MHLLFPFLSSFLLHTTSSNGLKLKLQGRHRTLQDNFLSRRGNLQGSSPLSDNADISYYANITLNGVPFSALIDTGSADLWVAGTVPNSKDTGKKAEVSYAVGKVQGPIKTAEVDFAGFKVPNQAYLEVTPDSSNKQGTGLIGLGPHDNSNIYNTLKNDAGVPVLDTIFKQNTSTPNYLTVNLGRLEDPSDVFNGDLSIGELLPTPPSFVSQSISLDDITSQPKLPVTIVPVRKKGDQHFQLLLDENGLIGPDNQPVPFTSTVSGVKNPKQATAIVDTGFSLTQVPKTVADAFYGRHPGAQFTNVSGIGATWIVPCTEEVNITLSIGSKKFPIHPLDATLNPKLLNLPALKNSEGEESCIGTFQPFSFDVGKDTTYDIILGMSFIRNAYVLFNFGDFILTGSGNTTKRGDPYLQLLSTTNPAGAHSDFVDRRLDGVDTTDQQGLGPGKGNHGNDKSKGKSSNTKIYLALAITAGVLALVAAVVALVLHRKRTLSRRKVLDSTGTSFGFNRGGGGGAYSKIQDDHHIDMQPTTYSGQPGQLYSTGGDFNAHQLYDTPPTQTNQYPNPWDARR; encoded by the exons atGCATTTACTTTTTCCATTTCTATCCTCTTTTCTTCTCCACACTACCTCTTCCAATGGCCTCAAGTTGAAACTTCAAGGTCGTCATCGGACTCTACAAGACAACTTCCTATCGCGAAGGGGGAATCTACAAGGCAGTTCTCCTTTGAGCGACAACGCAGATATCAGTTATTATGCCAATATCACCCTCAACGGTGTCCCTTTCTCAGCTTTAATTGATACCGGGAG CGCTGACCTTTGGGTTGCGGGAACCGTCCCGAACAGTAAAGACACAGGAAAGAAAGCCGAAGTGAGTTACGCAGTGGGAAAGGTGCAAG GCCCAATCAAAACGGCAGAGGTCGACTTTGCGGGATTCAAAGTTCCAAACCAAGCGTACCTTGAAGTAACCCCCGATTCGAGTAACAAACAGGGCACTGGCCTCATCGGTTTAGGACCTCACGACAATTCAAATATCTACAACACCCTCAAAAACGACGCGGGTGTGCCCGTGTTGGATACAATCTTCAAACAGAATACGTCGACCCCCAATTATTTGACGGTCAATTTGGGCCGCCTTGAAG ATCCATCAGATGTATTCAACGGAGACCTTTCCATCGGTGAACTTCTCCCAACACCACCTTCCTTCGTCTCTCAATCTATATCCTTGGACGATATCACCTCCCAGCCCAAATTACCCGTTACCATCGTTCCCGTACGAAAAAAGGGAGACCAGCATTTCCAACTTTTGTTGGATGAGAATGGGCTTATTGGGCCCGATAACCAACCGGTCCCATTCACTTCGACTGTGAGTGGGGTGAAGAATCCAAAGCAGGCCACGGCGATTGTGGATACTGGGTTTTCGTTGACGCAGGTTCCGAA GACCGTTGCCGATGCGTTTTACGGCCGACACCCTGGTGCACAGTTCACTAATGTTAGTGGAATTGGAGCTACTTGGATCGTTCCGTGCACTGAGGAAGTCAACATCACTCTGAGTATTGGGAGTAAGAAGTTTCCGATTCACCCGTTGGATGCGACTTT GAACCCAAAGCTACTCAACCTTCCCGCGCTGAAGAATtcggaaggagaagaaagctGTATCGGGACT TTCCAACCATTCTCATTCGATGTCGGAAAAGATACCACTTACGATATCATCCTCGGAATGTCTTTCA TCCGAAACGCATACGTCCTCTTTAACTTTGGCGATTTCATTCTAACCGGCAGCGGAAACACAACTAAACGCGGAGACCCATATCTCCAATTATTATCCACCACAAACCCCGCGGGTGCTCATTCGGATTTCGTCGATAGACGACTGGACGGTGTGGATACGACCGATCAACAGGGGCTTGGGCCAGGTAAAGGGAACCACGGGAACGACAAGAGCAAGGGCAAGTCTAGTAACACGAAGATATACCTCGCGTTAGCGATTACAGCTGGAGTGCTCGCTTTGGTTGCTGCAGTCGTTGCTCTTGTCCTTCATCGGAAGAGGACTTTGAGTAGGAGGAAAGTTTTGGATTCTACCGGTACTAGCTTTGGGTTCAACcgaggagggggaggaggggCGTATAGCAAGATTCAAGATGATCATCATATTGATATGCAACCGACTACGTATTCTGGACAGCCGGGACAGTTGTATAGCACTGGAGGGGATTTCAATGCGCACCAGCTGTATGATACCCCTCCTACGCAGACGAATCAGTATCCTAATCCTTGGGATGCGAGACGTTGA
- a CDS encoding uncharacterized protein (BUSCO:EOG09262UB3): MILLYVTLLYAVSRALALSVTILDHNQMLILALFVYAAVSGLVSLAIPWLLLSLYFTRIRSTNVSRRNHALKQLGITITDNLRLVGFFHPYCNAGGGGERVLWTAIALFQRNEPDVVPVVYSGDIDATKEEILAKVKARFDIALDPTKIILVFLRHRKLVEDSTWPFFTLLGQSIGSMFLAWEAMNKLIPDLYIDTMGYAFTFHVVTWVANIPSGAYVHYPTISTDMLRRVQSRQRGHTNSNAISSSYILSSAKLMYYRFFMYYYSSSLRSAVFLMVNSSWTKNHVDSVLSHSDPFIDFLHFFVPPLLILRYLTSQNKSPVASSRIVYPPCDTREMAKFPLTNREKVIVSVAQFRPEKEHATQLYALHELVTRHPVYRVQGKEVKLAMIGGSRNEEDASRVANLRSLAKELELEDRVEFLVNAPYADMLLQLSRASIGMNTMVDEHFGINVVEYMQESFPLYTLLLDL; this comes from the exons ATGATTTTGTTATACGTGACACTGTTATACGCAGTGTCACGGGCTCTAGCTTTATCGGTTACCATTCTCGACCACAACCAGATGCTAATACTTGCTCTCTTCGTTTATGCTGCAGTCTCTGGCCTAGTATCACTCGCTATTCCTTGGCTGCTACTCAGTCTTTATTTTACTCGAATTCGATCAACGAACGTTAGCCGTCGGAATCATGCACTAAAACAACTCGGCATTACAATTACAGACAACCTGCGGCTCGTTGGATTCTTTCATCCCTACTG CAAtgcaggtggtggtggagagcGCGTCCTATGGACTGCAATCGCCTTATTTCAAAGGAATGAACCCGACGTTGTCCCCGTCGTTTACAGTGGAGATATCGATGCCACCAAGGAGGAAATACTTGCCAAAGTAAAG GCCCGTTTCGACATCGCTTTAGACCCCACGAAAATCATTCTTGTCTTCCTTCGTCATCGAAAGCTGGTAGAAGACTCCACTTGGCCCTTTTTCACTCTCCTGGGTCAAAGCATAGGTTCTATGTTTCTTGCTTGGGAAGCCATGAATAAGCTGATCCCTGACCTCTACATCGACACCATGGGTTACGCCTTCACCTTCCACGTTGTCACATGGGTCGCCAACATACCCTCCGGTGCCTACGTTCATTATCCCACTATTAGCACCGACATGCTTAGAAGGGTTCAATCTCGACAGCGAGGACATACGAACTCAAATGCAATATCGTCTTCGTATATTCTCAGTTCAGCGAAACTAAT GTATTACCGCTTTTTCATGTACTACTACTCCTCATCCCTTCGAAGCGCCGTCTTCCTTATGGTCAACTCCTCATGGACCAAGAATCACGTCGATTCCGTTCTCAGTCATTCCGATCCCTTCATCGACTTTCTACATTTCTTCGTTCCGCCTTTACTCATCTTACGCTACCTTACTTCACAGAACAAAAGTCCCGTTGCCTCTTCGCGAATCGTTTACCCTCCTTGTGATACCCGTGAGATGGCCAAGTTTCCGTTGACGAATAGGGAAAAGGTTATTGTCAGCGTAGCCCAATTTCG CCCTGAGAAAGAACACGCTACGCAGTTGTACGCGCTGCATGAGTTAGTCACCCGTCATCCGGTATACAGAGTTCAAGGGAAGGAGGTCAAACTCGCTATGATCGGAGGAAGTAGGAATGAAGAAGATGCATCGAGGGTTGCTAACTTGCGAAGCCTTGCCAAGGAGTTGGAGCTGGAG GACCGTGTTGAGTTTCTTGTCAACGCACCTTATGCGGATATGTTGTTACAGCTTTCGAGAGCTAGTATTGGGATGAATACGATGGTGGATGAACATTTCGGGATCAATGTTGTGGAGTATATG CAGGAGTCATTCCCGTTGTACACGCTTCTGCTGGACCTCTGA
- a CDS encoding uncharacterized protein (CAZy:GT4): MFLAWEAMNKLIPDLYIDTMGYAFTFHVVTWVANIPSGAYVHYPTISTDMLRRVQSRQRGHTNSNAISSSYILSSAKLMYYRFFMYYYSSSLRSAVFLMVNSSWTKNHVDSVLSHSDPFIDFLHFFVPPLLILRYLTSQNKSPVASSRIVYPPCDTREMAKFPLTNREKVIVSVAQFRPEKEHATQLYALHELVTRHPVYRVQGKEVKLAMIGGSRNEEDASRVANLRSLAKELELEDRVEFLVNAPYADMLLQLSRASIGMNTMVDEHFGINVVEYMAAGVIPVVHASAGPLNDIVVPFNGMPTGYHAKTSKEFAEVLHTALSLTSEEDSAIRERARTWAAKRFSEGEFEKGWDGSGWKRWL, translated from the exons ATGTTTCTTGCTTGGGAAGCCATGAATAAGCTGATCCCTGACCTCTACATCGACACCATGGGTTACGCCTTCACCTTCCACGTTGTCACATGGGTCGCCAACATACCCTCCGGTGCCTACGTTCATTATCCCACTATTAGCACCGACATGCTTAGAAGGGTTCAATCTCGACAGCGAGGACATACGAACTCAAATGCAATATCGTCTTCGTATATTCTCAGTTCAGCGAAACTAAT GTATTACCGCTTTTTCATGTACTACTACTCCTCATCCCTTCGAAGCGCCGTCTTCCTTATGGTCAACTCCTCATGGACCAAGAATCACGTCGATTCCGTTCTCAGTCATTCCGATCCCTTCATCGACTTTCTACATTTCTTCGTTCCGCCTTTACTCATCTTACGCTACCTTACTTCACAGAACAAAAGTCCCGTTGCCTCTTCGCGAATCGTTTACCCTCCTTGTGATACCCGTGAGATGGCCAAGTTTCCGTTGACGAATAGGGAAAAGGTTATTGTCAGCGTAGCCCAATTTCG CCCTGAGAAAGAACACGCTACGCAGTTGTACGCGCTGCATGAGTTAGTCACCCGTCATCCGGTATACAGAGTTCAAGGGAAGGAGGTCAAACTCGCTATGATCGGAGGAAGTAGGAATGAAGAAGATGCATCGAGGGTTGCTAACTTGCGAAGCCTTGCCAAGGAGTTGGAGCTGGAG GACCGTGTTGAGTTTCTTGTCAACGCACCTTATGCGGATATGTTGTTACAGCTTTCGAGAGCTAGTATTGGGATGAATACGATGGTGGATGAACATTTCGGGATCAATGTTGTGGAGTATATG GCAGCAGGAGTCATTCCCGTTGTACACGCTTCTGCTGGACCTCTGAATGATATTGTTGTACCGTTCAATGGGATGCCTACAG GATACCACGCAAAAACCTCCAAAGAGTTTGCAGAGGTGTTACATACGGCTTTATCTCTGACGTCAGAAGAAGATTCCGCTATTCGTGAACGTGCTAGAACCTGGGCTGCGAAAAGATTTTCGGAAGGAGAGTTTGAGAAGGGGTGGGATGGCAGTGGGTGGAAGAGGTGGTTATGA